From the Candidatus Poseidoniia archaeon genome, the window CGCTGGTCCTCGAGCAGCGAAAAATTGGCAATCCTGCCGTCGTGCAGCTGCCGCAGCAGTGCCAGCTCCTCGCCAACCAGACTCGCCTGTTCCTGCCGATGCAGTTCCAGCGACCCGAAGAGTTCCTCCATCACCGCGGCGGAGCCGTAGTCGCTCCCGTCGCCACCGCCCGGCGAATGGGTTGTCGCGCCCGCGAGGAGCGGCTGCAGGATTATCAGCAGGGCGATTCCCAGCACCAGCACTCGACGACGGGGGGTCATGACGCTACTTGGAGAAACCTGCGGTATTTATAGGTGGCCGGAAAGCCTGAGCTTTAAATAAAGGAGGAAAGTCCAGCCGAATATGCCTGAGGATGAAAGCCCGGCAGAGGTGCCGGCGGAAGAGGAACCGCAGGAGCCCGCAACCGAGGTGAAACAGGAGCGGCTTGAGGCGGACAATGGCTTCCGTGGTGAAGCTAACGAGCGCGAGCTGCAGGAGCTGGTCGCGAACCTCAGCACCAATATCCTGATTATCGGCGCCGGCGGCGCTGGCAACAACACCCTCGAGCGGCTCTACCGTGAAGGAATTGACGGTGTCGAGATGCTGGCGCTGAACACCGACGCGCAGCACTTGCTCGCGGCGCGGGTACCTCACCGCATGCTCATCGGCAAGCAGCTCACGAAGGGGCTCGGCGCTGGCGCCGAGCCCCGCCTCGGCGAGGGGGCCGCAGAGGAAGCACGGGATGACCTGCTCAACGCCTGCCACGGAGCGGACATCGTATTCCTGACTGGCGGGCTCGGCGGCGGCACCGGTACCGGCGCGCTGCCGGTAATGGCGCGATTTGCCAAGGAAAAGGAGGCGCTCACCATCGCAATCGTCACGCTGCCGTTCAGTAACGAAGGAGCCCGGCGCGCCAAGAATGCGAAACAGGGGCTGGAGCGGCTGCGCAAGGTGGCCGACACAGTTATCGTGATTCCCAACGACAAACTGCTGCAGGAGGAAATCGCGCAGCTACCGCTCAACGAAGCGTTCCGCAAGGCCGACGCCATCCTCGGTGGGGCGATTCGCTGCATGTCTGAAATCACCACCCGCAGTGGACTGGTCAACATCGACTTCGCCGACCTGCGTTCAATCATGGGTGAGGGTGGGGTAGCGATGATTGGCACCGGCGAGGCGCAGGGTGCGGACCGTGCGGCCGAGGCGGTGCAGTATGCTTTCTCGTCGCCACTGCTGGAGGTCGATATCAGCCAGGCTTCGGGCGCGCTCATCAACGTCACCGGCGGTGACGACATGACTCTGCAGGAAGCGCACGAAGTGGTGCGCGAAGTGAATGCCAAGATTAATAAGGAGGCCCGAATCATCTGGGGAGCTTCCATCGATTCTTCTCTCGAGCATTCCATTCGTGTGATGCTTGTAGTAACTGGTGTGAAATCATCCCAGATACTTGGTCCTCCAGAAGGAGTCGAAGATGAACTGGTGGCGCGCTACGGGATAGACTTCGTGCAATGAGCTACATCAAGCGAATCTGGAATACGCAACAGGGTCTCGAGGACCGCTTCCGGCGCATTGGCCGCGGCCGGTTCGGGCGCGTGCTGAGGCTGGCGCGCAAGCCGACCTACGACGAGTTCATCAAGTCCTCGTGGATTGTCGGAATCGGCATCGGTATTGTCGGCCTGATTGGCTTCATAGTCTACTACATCTGGCTGAAAGTCCCCCCCATAATCAGCGACGTACTGGGAATCTAGGATTAACCATGGCAACCTTCGAAGACGAAACAGAGCCTGAAACGCCTTCCGCGGAGGCGAGCATCTACATCATGAAGACCGCCATCGGGCGCGAGCAGACCGCCGGCGAGCGGCTCGCCGACCGCGTTCGCCGCAGCGGCGCGCCGGTCTGGTCAATCCTGGCGCCCTCCAAACTGCGCGGCTTCGTGTTTGTCGAGACCAACAGCCCCGAGCTGCTGCGCGACAACCTGAAAGGGCTGACGCACGCCCGCGGCATGGTGATGGTCAAGGGAATCGGCTACGGCCGTTCCAAGCAGCCCGACTCCTTCGGCACCAGCACCCTCGAGGAGCTGAAGCCGCACCTGACCCCGCCGCCGGCCGTAACCGGCATCGCCGAGGGCAACATCGTCGAAGTCATCGCCGGGCCGTTCAAGGGCGAGAAGGCGCGCGTCCAGCGCATCGACGAAGGCAAGGAAGAGGTGACTGTCGAGCTGTTCGAGGCGATGGTTCCCATTCCGATTACCGTCCGCGGCGACCACGTCCGCGTGCTCGAGAAGGAGCCGAACTGATGGGCGAGACCGTCGAAGCCCTAGTCGAAGCAGGCAAGGCCAACGCGGGACCGCCGCTCGGGCCGGCACTCGGCCCGAGCGGCGTCAACGTCAAGGCCGTCATCGACGAAATTAACGCTAAAACGAAGGAAATGGCAGGCATGAAAGTGCCAGTCAAGGTGAAGGTTGCCGATGACAAATCCTTCAGCATCTCGGTCGGCACGCCCCCCGCGGCGTCGCTGGTCAAGCAGGTTCTCGGCCTCGCCAAGGGGTCGGGCGAAGCGGGAACCGTCATCGCAGCCGACATGACCCTCGAGCAGGCAATGACCGTTGCCAAGCAGAAGGCACCCGCACTGACGGGCGGCGACCTGAAGGCGATGACCTCCGAAATCCTGGGTGTCGCCAAGTCGATGGGGCTGACCTGCGAGGGGCAGGACCCCAAGGCGTTCCAGGCCAAGCTACGCGCCGGCGACTACGACGACCGGTTCTGAATGCGCGCCGTGCTGGCGCTGGGTGGTAACGCCCTCCAGCAGTCCGGCGACGACGGCAGCGTCGAAGGCGAGCTGCGGCGTGCGTACGCTTCGCTGGCACCGCTGGCGGAATTGCTGACGGGCCGCGACCGGCTGCTGCTGACGCACGGCAACGGCCCGCAGGTAGGGCACGCGCTGCTGCGCGCCGAAGCGGGGCGCCCTGAAACCCCCGAGCGTCCGCTCGACCACCTTGTTTCCGACACGCAGGGCGGCCTCGGTTACCTGCTCGAGCGCACCGTGCGCGAAATCATCGCTGGCGCGGGTGGCAGTCGCGATGTCATGACCATGCTGGCGCAGGTCGAAGTCGCTCCCGATTTGGGCGAACCGCGCAAGCCGGTCGGCCCCTGGTATCCGGCGGAACGGCGCGCCGAGCTGGAAGCGCGCGGCTGGGCCCTGGCCGAAGGCGAGCAGGGGGTGCGGCGGCTGGTCGTCTCGCCCACGCCGTTGCGAGTGCTCGAGCTGGATATCATCCGCTCACTGTTCGAGAACCGCATGCTCTGTATCACCGCCGGTGGCGGCGGGACGCCGGTAGTTCGCGACGGCAACCGCTGGCGCGGCGTCGAAGGGGTCATCGACAAGGACTCGGTGGCAGGAATGCTGGCGCAGCAGCTGAACGCGACGCACCTGATTATCGCCACCGACGTCGAGCACGTCTGGGTCGGCCCCGACCGGCGGCCGCTGGGCGAAGTGGGTGTCGCCGAGCTGCGCAGCCACTACGGCGCGGGCGAATTCCCGGCCGGCTCGATGGGACCCAAAGTACGCGCCGCGCTCGACTTTGTCGAGCGCGGCGGCGAAGCGGCCATCATCACCGCGACCGGGAAAGTGATGGCAGCGCTCGCGGGCGAAGCGGGAACGCGAGTCGTCGCCTAGAGGAACTGCAGTTCTTCCTCAGCTACCAACCGCGCG encodes:
- a CDS encoding carbamate kinase, whose product is MRAVLALGGNALQQSGDDGSVEGELRRAYASLAPLAELLTGRDRLLLTHGNGPQVGHALLRAEAGRPETPERPLDHLVSDTQGGLGYLLERTVREIIAGAGGSRDVMTMLAQVEVAPDLGEPRKPVGPWYPAERRAELEARGWALAEGEQGVRRLVVSPTPLRVLELDIIRSLFENRMLCITAGGGGTPVVRDGNRWRGVEGVIDKDSVAGMLAQQLNATHLIIATDVEHVWVGPDRRPLGEVGVAELRSHYGAGEFPAGSMGPKVRAALDFVERGGEAAIITATGKVMAALAGEAGTRVVA
- a CDS encoding 50S ribosomal protein L11, encoding MGETVEALVEAGKANAGPPLGPALGPSGVNVKAVIDEINAKTKEMAGMKVPVKVKVADDKSFSISVGTPPAASLVKQVLGLAKGSGEAGTVIAADMTLEQAMTVAKQKAPALTGGDLKAMTSEILGVAKSMGLTCEGQDPKAFQAKLRAGDYDDRF
- a CDS encoding transcription elongation factor Spt5; translation: MATFEDETEPETPSAEASIYIMKTAIGREQTAGERLADRVRRSGAPVWSILAPSKLRGFVFVETNSPELLRDNLKGLTHARGMVMVKGIGYGRSKQPDSFGTSTLEELKPHLTPPPAVTGIAEGNIVEVIAGPFKGEKARVQRIDEGKEEVTVELFEAMVPIPITVRGDHVRVLEKEPN
- the ftsZ gene encoding cell division protein FtsZ — translated: MPEDESPAEVPAEEEPQEPATEVKQERLEADNGFRGEANERELQELVANLSTNILIIGAGGAGNNTLERLYREGIDGVEMLALNTDAQHLLAARVPHRMLIGKQLTKGLGAGAEPRLGEGAAEEARDDLLNACHGADIVFLTGGLGGGTGTGALPVMARFAKEKEALTIAIVTLPFSNEGARRAKNAKQGLERLRKVADTVIVIPNDKLLQEEIAQLPLNEAFRKADAILGGAIRCMSEITTRSGLVNIDFADLRSIMGEGGVAMIGTGEAQGADRAAEAVQYAFSSPLLEVDISQASGALINVTGGDDMTLQEAHEVVREVNAKINKEARIIWGASIDSSLEHSIRVMLVVTGVKSSQILGPPEGVEDELVARYGIDFVQ
- a CDS encoding protein translocase SEC61 complex subunit gamma, whose translation is MSYIKRIWNTQQGLEDRFRRIGRGRFGRVLRLARKPTYDEFIKSSWIVGIGIGIVGLIGFIVYYIWLKVPPIISDVLGI